AACGCTTGCTGAAAATCAGTACTCAGGAAGATTTTTCTTTGACACCGGACGCAGCGGGGATGATTGCCCGCCTTGCAGATGGGGGGATGAGAGATGCATTGAGTTTATTGGATCAATGTGTTGCGTATTCTTCTGAAATTACTGCTGATGTAGTTGCGTCTGCTGCTGGTGTAGCAGGAAGGGAATATTTGTTTGAATTCCATCAGGCAATTATGGAGCAGGATACAGCAAGGGCAATGACTTTACTGGATGAGCTCTACTCCAAATCCAAGGATTTAGAACGTCTTTGTGAAGAATTGATTCATTTTTACCGCAATTTAATGATGGTAAAAGTAGGGTCAGCGGATCAACAAATGCTTTCTGTATCTGATGAAGAGTTACACCAGTTCCAACAAGAAGCGGAACCCTTGAAGCTTTCCCAAATTATCCATTGCCTGACAGTGTTGCAGGATACAATGGACCGACTGGGTAGGGTCAGCAATAAACGGCTGGAGTTGGAAATTTGTTTTGTCAAACTTTCTTCTCCAAAATATGATTATCAGTTAGATAGTATTAACCGCCGTTTAGATCAGTTGGAAAGTAAATTGAAATATGGTATAGCTGCTGCTCCGGTAGAGTCTGAAAAAATGGATTCTTCTGTAAAAGAAGAGAAGAACCAATTGGAACAGCCAACACAAACTAAACCAGTAGAACAGTCAGCAACTTCAACCAAAACAGAACCAAAGCTAAAACAACGGCCAGAACCATTGGAATGTTGGAATGAAATTGTTCAGGAAATAGGGGAGAGTTCTGGAATGCTGTTTGGCATCTTAAGAGGGTCCTATGCCATGACTTCCGGGGATCGGTTATTGATTCAATCCCCAAACGCTGTGTTTAAAGAAACTGTCCAGAGTAAAAAAGAATTGATGGATGAAATCATCTTCCGTTACACTGGCCGGAAATATCGGATTTTAATTAAAGGGACAAAGACACAGGAAACCGAAGAAAATCCATTGGATGATGTTTTAGACCGTGCTCGGTCTTCTGGAATTCCAGTGATAGAAGAATAAAATTAAGGAAAAACAAGAATAGTGTTTGATTAAAATACATAATATTGGAGGAACAAAACATGAAATCAAGATTGCCAAAAGGATACGGTGGCGGCGTAAATGATATGGTAAAACGCGCACAGGAAATGCAGGCGAAAATGGAGCAAGCTCAAGCTGAATTAGAAGCAATGGAATTTACTTCCAGTGTAGGCGGCGGCGTTGTAGAAGCCGTTGTGAGCGGAAAAAAAGAAGTAACTGCTTTGCACATTAAACCTGAAGTAGTAGATCCAGATGATGTGGAAATGTTGCAAGATTTAATTATCAGTGCAA
This is a stretch of genomic DNA from Clostridium facile. It encodes these proteins:
- the dnaX gene encoding DNA polymerase III subunit gamma/tau, which gives rise to MYLALYRKWRPQNFDDVISQPHITTTLTNEIKHNHVAHAYLFTGSRGTGKTTCSKILAKAVNCLHPVDGQPCLKCEICKGIEDGSILDVVEIDAASNNGVDNIRELRDEANFTPVSCKYRVYIIDEAHMLSIGAFNALLKIMEEPPAHVIFILATTEVHKIPVTILSRCQRFDFRRIKTDDIVQRLLKISTQEDFSLTPDAAGMIARLADGGMRDALSLLDQCVAYSSEITADVVASAAGVAGREYLFEFHQAIMEQDTARAMTLLDELYSKSKDLERLCEELIHFYRNLMMVKVGSADQQMLSVSDEELHQFQQEAEPLKLSQIIHCLTVLQDTMDRLGRVSNKRLELEICFVKLSSPKYDYQLDSINRRLDQLESKLKYGIAAAPVESEKMDSSVKEEKNQLEQPTQTKPVEQSATSTKTEPKLKQRPEPLECWNEIVQEIGESSGMLFGILRGSYAMTSGDRLLIQSPNAVFKETVQSKKELMDEIIFRYTGRKYRILIKGTKTQETEENPLDDVLDRARSSGIPVIEE
- a CDS encoding YbaB/EbfC family nucleoid-associated protein; this encodes MKSRLPKGYGGGVNDMVKRAQEMQAKMEQAQAELEAMEFTSSVGGGVVEAVVSGKKEVTALHIKPEVVDPDDVEMLQDLIISAINEAMAQVEAKSEEDMQKITGGISIPGLM